The Oncorhynchus keta strain PuntledgeMale-10-30-2019 unplaced genomic scaffold, Oket_V2 Un_contig_1204_pilon_pilon, whole genome shotgun sequence genome includes a region encoding these proteins:
- the cusr gene encoding uncharacterized protein cusr isoform X1 yields MFSYISTIHTFANMCLVPVVVLLAFLGFSSCIQFQANLNMGGVTGWVRFDSTNQTATINVTGTGTCDSSLNFSLSVFPVMFGHFAQPCLEANVGASIFKFTIDPFSSNTTVNMSSLFKQRSNLEDLSLTLETCNGTKACTVISGQTTVQTWQARFFSSVAGDIYIRQNVGQTHARVLGNLATIGQVGATATNITILTSQSSARDCKALLDSLEPSSLIQIGELKVGSPLIPIKSRLDLASFSSNTRFALLKLGSSSYMCAEIRQMNRKDVSALVNMRGVKGYFLFRQDSPFDVTKLRVNLANLGSRVGPYHIHHFPTPPMRSPPQTTCSNDNVGGHWNPFGMDTKDPTYPSGPGSTHDRYEVGDLSARHGSLEGKAVMEAVFTDFNLPLFGQNSIVGRSVVIHRPDGTRFLCAYISYPGEVHVARATFRHPLVGMVQFVQLKSNPLSDVTVFMDLSYGRPSETATRNHHWHIHMYPISSETDADKGRCGTTGDHWNPFNVDTKDLSYALHCGPSCPFSCEVGDLSKKHSTLDLGTRVGGASAKHFFTDTTSWLSLPARSGSMIGRSVVIHSAEGAAPRIACANLTEVRMPAAVLGPWHGPGVSRGQIRFSQAFPQGPTMMDVSLAGLSSRAAGYHVHMLPISTTGEPCSDNNVMDHFNPFSWNVSASPAPGSGTVDEYETGDISGKFGMLTDQNQTQTQYLDGNMPMTGPNSIVGRSLVVHYTNGSRMRCADVLAENATDGHWVFAKAVFKSTVTGTVTLSQQTFLDGSYSDITLEVDVRASQVLDVTEVSWTITGKGSEVNHNQCPGVGDTFNPFNMEAGNSSCSRDNALSCEVGDLTTRQGTVSLTHRQLYTDTSIQLAGDYTGNTQACTHTHTETHTHSTVSWTRQNTDGCTQTPAYTCQGSTQVTHTHCLFRNLDSFRKHMQHNIDVLSLHAHRTAIQNCCITLFPKRIMFREKNVNHLHY; encoded by the exons ATGTTTTCATACATTAGTACAATACACACATTTGCCAATATGTGCCTTGTTCCAGTTGTCGTGCTGTTAGCTTTTCTGG GTTTCAGTTCCTGCATCCAGTTTCAGGCCAACCTAAACATGGGGGGAGTCACGGGATGGGTGCGGTTTGACTCCACTAATCAGACGGCGACCATAAACGTCACCGGTACCGGAACCTGTGATTCGTCGCTCAACTTTTCCCTGAGTGTGTTCCCTGTGATGTTCGGCCATTTTGCTCAGCCTTGCCTTGAAGCCAACGTAGGAGCGAGCATCTTCAAGTTCACCATTGATCCATTCTCATCCAACACCACTGTTAATATGTCCAGTCTATTTAAGCAGAGGTCAAATCTGGAAGACCTTTCGTTGACCTTGGAGACGTGCAACGGCACTAAAGCTTGTACAGTCATAAGCGGTCAAACCACAGTTCAGACGTGGCAGGCCAGGTTCTTCAGCTCGGTCGCCGGCGACATTTACATCAGGCAGAACGTCGGCCAGACCCACGCCAGGGTCCTCGGAAACTTGGCAACGATTGGTCAGGTCGGTGCTACGGCAACCAACATCACCATCTTGACGTCGCAGAGTTCTGCTAGAGACTGTAAGGCTCTTCTGGATAGTCTGGAACCTTCATCTCTCATCCAGATTGGGGAACTGAAAGTAGGCAGCCCTCTTATACCCATCAAGTCTCGTTTGGACCTTGCTAGCTTCAGCTCCAACACCCGCTTTGCTCTCCTCAAACTGGGGTCTTCGAGTTATATGTGCGCTGAGATCAGACAAATGAATAGGAAGGATGTGAGCGCCCTGGTGAACATGAGAGGGGTCAAGGGTTACTTCCTCTTTAGGCAGGACTCGCCGTTCGATGTCACAAAACTGAGAGTGAATCTGGCCAATCTGGGGAGCCGGGTTGGACCCTATCACATCCACCATTTCCCCACACCTCCTATGAGGTCACCGCCGCAGACGACCTGCTCCAACGACAACGTTGGAGGCCATTGGAACCCGTTTGGGATGGACACTAAAGATCCCACCTACCCCTCTGGACCTGGGTCGACCCATGACCGGTATGAAGTAGGGGACCTCAGCGCCAGGCATGGGTCACTAGAGGGTAAAGCTGTGATGGAAGCAGTTTTCACAGACTTCAACCTCCCTCTGTTCGGACAGAACAGCATAGTGGGTCGGTCTGTGGTAATCCACCGTCCGGATGGAACTAGGTTCCTGTGCGCCTACATAAGCTACCCAGGAGAGGTGCATGTAGCCAGGGCTACATTCCGTCACCCTTTGGTGGGCATGGTCCAGTTCGTCCAACTCAAGAGCAACCCGTTGTCTGATGTCACAGTCTTCATGGATCTGTCCTATGGGAGACCATCTGAGACCGCTACACGTAACCACCACTGGCACATCCACATGTATCCTATCAGTTCGGAGACAGACGCGGACAAGGGGAGGTGTGGGACCACGGGGGACCACTGGAACCCCTTCAACGTGGACACAAAGGATTTGAGCTACGCCCTCCACTGTGGCCCCTCCTGCCCCTTTTCCTGTGAGGTGGGGGACCTCTCCAAAAAGCACAGCACCCTCGACCTGGGGACCCGAGTGGGTGGGGCGTCGGCCAAACACTTCTTCACGGATACCACTTCCTGGTTGTCACTTCCCGCCAGGTCGGGCTCCATGATTGGTCGATCGGTGGTGATCCACAGTGCGGAGGGTGCCGCGCCCAGGATAGCCTGTGCTAACCTCACGGAGGTCCGGATGCCCGCGGCGGTCTTGGGCCCCTGGCATGGACCAGGGGTCTCTAGGGGCCAAATCCGGTTCTCCCAGGCTTTCCCTCAGGGCCCAACCATGATGGACGTCTCCCTGGCTGGACTCAGCTCCAGGGCTGCGGGCTACCACGTCCACATGCTGCCTATCAGTACCACAG GAGAGCCCTGCTCGGACAACAACGTCATGGACCACTTCAACCCCTTCTCCTGGAATGTGTCTGCTTCTCCTGCTCCGGGGTCAGGGACTGTGGATGAGTATGAGACCGGGGACATCAGTGGGAAGTTCGGGATGCTGACGGATCAGAACCAGACACAGACTCAGTATTTGGACGGGAATATGCCGATGACAGGGCCAAACAGTATAGTGGGGAGGTCATTGGTGGTTCACTACACTAACGGATCTAG GATGCGGTGTGCTGACGTCTTAGCTGAGAATGCAACAGATGGACACTGGGTGTTTGCCAAGGCTGTCTTCAAAAGCACGGTGACAGGGACAGTCACACTG tcccagCAGACTTTTCTGGATGGCAGCTACAGTGACATCACTCTGGAGGTGGACGTGCGAGCATCACAGGTGCTAGAT GTAACAGAGGTTTCCTGGACCATCACTGGTAAAGGCTCTGAGGTGAACCACAACCAGTGTCCCGGTGTTGGGGACACGTTTAACCCCTTCAACATGGAAGCTGGG aACTCCAGTTGTTCCCGTGACAACGCTCTGAGTTGTGAGGTGGGAGATCTGACGACCAGACAGGGGACAGTCAGCCTGACACACAGACAGCTTTACACCGACACCAGCATACAACTGGCTGGGGactacacaggtaacacacaagcatgtacgcacacacacacagagacacacacacacagcactgtaagCTGGACCAGACAGAATACAGATGGCTGTACTCAGACACCAGCATACACATGTCAG GGGagtacacaggtaacacacacacattgtctgtTCAGAAATCTAGACTCCTTTAGGAAGCACATGCAACATAATATTGATGTGTTGTCATTGCACGCTCACCGAACTGCAATCCAAAATTGTTGCATCACATTATTTCCCAAGAGAATCATGTTTCGTGAGAAAAATGTCAACCACCTTCACTATTAG
- the cusr gene encoding uncharacterized protein cusr isoform X2, producing MFSYISTIHTFANMCLVPVVVLLAFLGFSSCIQFQANLNMGGVTGWVRFDSTNQTATINVTGTGTCDSSLNFSLSVFPVMFGHFAQPCLEANVGASIFKFTIDPFSSNTTVNMSSLFKQRSNLEDLSLTLETCNGTKACTVISGQTTVQTWQARFFSSVAGDIYIRQNVGQTHARVLGNLATIGQVGATATNITILTSQSSARDCKALLDSLEPSSLIQIGELKVGSPLIPIKSRLDLASFSSNTRFALLKLGSSSYMCAEIRQMNRKDVSALVNMRGVKGYFLFRQDSPFDVTKLRVNLANLGSRVGPYHIHHFPTPPMRSPPQTTCSNDNVGGHWNPFGMDTKDPTYPSGPGSTHDRYEVGDLSARHGSLEGKAVMEAVFTDFNLPLFGQNSIVGRSVVIHRPDGTRFLCAYISYPGEVHVARATFRHPLVGMVQFVQLKSNPLSDVTVFMDLSYGRPSETATRNHHWHIHMYPISSETDADKGRCGTTGDHWNPFNVDTKDLSYALHCGPSCPFSCEVGDLSKKHSTLDLGTRVGGASAKHFFTDTTSWLSLPARSGSMIGRSVVIHSAEGAAPRIACANLTEVRMPAAVLGPWHGPGVSRGQIRFSQAFPQGPTMMDVSLAGLSSRAAGYHVHMLPISTTGEPCSDNNVMDHFNPFSWNVSASPAPGSGTVDEYETGDISGKFGMLTDQNQTQTQYLDGNMPMTGPNSIVGRSLVVHYTNGSRMRCADVLAENATDGHWVFAKAVFKSTVTGTVTLSQQTFLDGSYSDITLEVDVRASQVLDVTEVSWTITGKGSEVNHNQCPGVGDTFNPFNMEAGNSSCSRDNALSCEVGDLTTRQGTVSLTHRQLYTDTSIQLAGDYTVVHRSLVLRRGSDVLACAIILPESPWAEQTFPNVMSFSRYDFRNRVAEVLEVNMSRVTILPGSPLATVDGPCQKVSFLVSGTASNRVLYVNG from the exons ATGTTTTCATACATTAGTACAATACACACATTTGCCAATATGTGCCTTGTTCCAGTTGTCGTGCTGTTAGCTTTTCTGG GTTTCAGTTCCTGCATCCAGTTTCAGGCCAACCTAAACATGGGGGGAGTCACGGGATGGGTGCGGTTTGACTCCACTAATCAGACGGCGACCATAAACGTCACCGGTACCGGAACCTGTGATTCGTCGCTCAACTTTTCCCTGAGTGTGTTCCCTGTGATGTTCGGCCATTTTGCTCAGCCTTGCCTTGAAGCCAACGTAGGAGCGAGCATCTTCAAGTTCACCATTGATCCATTCTCATCCAACACCACTGTTAATATGTCCAGTCTATTTAAGCAGAGGTCAAATCTGGAAGACCTTTCGTTGACCTTGGAGACGTGCAACGGCACTAAAGCTTGTACAGTCATAAGCGGTCAAACCACAGTTCAGACGTGGCAGGCCAGGTTCTTCAGCTCGGTCGCCGGCGACATTTACATCAGGCAGAACGTCGGCCAGACCCACGCCAGGGTCCTCGGAAACTTGGCAACGATTGGTCAGGTCGGTGCTACGGCAACCAACATCACCATCTTGACGTCGCAGAGTTCTGCTAGAGACTGTAAGGCTCTTCTGGATAGTCTGGAACCTTCATCTCTCATCCAGATTGGGGAACTGAAAGTAGGCAGCCCTCTTATACCCATCAAGTCTCGTTTGGACCTTGCTAGCTTCAGCTCCAACACCCGCTTTGCTCTCCTCAAACTGGGGTCTTCGAGTTATATGTGCGCTGAGATCAGACAAATGAATAGGAAGGATGTGAGCGCCCTGGTGAACATGAGAGGGGTCAAGGGTTACTTCCTCTTTAGGCAGGACTCGCCGTTCGATGTCACAAAACTGAGAGTGAATCTGGCCAATCTGGGGAGCCGGGTTGGACCCTATCACATCCACCATTTCCCCACACCTCCTATGAGGTCACCGCCGCAGACGACCTGCTCCAACGACAACGTTGGAGGCCATTGGAACCCGTTTGGGATGGACACTAAAGATCCCACCTACCCCTCTGGACCTGGGTCGACCCATGACCGGTATGAAGTAGGGGACCTCAGCGCCAGGCATGGGTCACTAGAGGGTAAAGCTGTGATGGAAGCAGTTTTCACAGACTTCAACCTCCCTCTGTTCGGACAGAACAGCATAGTGGGTCGGTCTGTGGTAATCCACCGTCCGGATGGAACTAGGTTCCTGTGCGCCTACATAAGCTACCCAGGAGAGGTGCATGTAGCCAGGGCTACATTCCGTCACCCTTTGGTGGGCATGGTCCAGTTCGTCCAACTCAAGAGCAACCCGTTGTCTGATGTCACAGTCTTCATGGATCTGTCCTATGGGAGACCATCTGAGACCGCTACACGTAACCACCACTGGCACATCCACATGTATCCTATCAGTTCGGAGACAGACGCGGACAAGGGGAGGTGTGGGACCACGGGGGACCACTGGAACCCCTTCAACGTGGACACAAAGGATTTGAGCTACGCCCTCCACTGTGGCCCCTCCTGCCCCTTTTCCTGTGAGGTGGGGGACCTCTCCAAAAAGCACAGCACCCTCGACCTGGGGACCCGAGTGGGTGGGGCGTCGGCCAAACACTTCTTCACGGATACCACTTCCTGGTTGTCACTTCCCGCCAGGTCGGGCTCCATGATTGGTCGATCGGTGGTGATCCACAGTGCGGAGGGTGCCGCGCCCAGGATAGCCTGTGCTAACCTCACGGAGGTCCGGATGCCCGCGGCGGTCTTGGGCCCCTGGCATGGACCAGGGGTCTCTAGGGGCCAAATCCGGTTCTCCCAGGCTTTCCCTCAGGGCCCAACCATGATGGACGTCTCCCTGGCTGGACTCAGCTCCAGGGCTGCGGGCTACCACGTCCACATGCTGCCTATCAGTACCACAG GAGAGCCCTGCTCGGACAACAACGTCATGGACCACTTCAACCCCTTCTCCTGGAATGTGTCTGCTTCTCCTGCTCCGGGGTCAGGGACTGTGGATGAGTATGAGACCGGGGACATCAGTGGGAAGTTCGGGATGCTGACGGATCAGAACCAGACACAGACTCAGTATTTGGACGGGAATATGCCGATGACAGGGCCAAACAGTATAGTGGGGAGGTCATTGGTGGTTCACTACACTAACGGATCTAG GATGCGGTGTGCTGACGTCTTAGCTGAGAATGCAACAGATGGACACTGGGTGTTTGCCAAGGCTGTCTTCAAAAGCACGGTGACAGGGACAGTCACACTG tcccagCAGACTTTTCTGGATGGCAGCTACAGTGACATCACTCTGGAGGTGGACGTGCGAGCATCACAGGTGCTAGAT GTAACAGAGGTTTCCTGGACCATCACTGGTAAAGGCTCTGAGGTGAACCACAACCAGTGTCCCGGTGTTGGGGACACGTTTAACCCCTTCAACATGGAAGCTGGG aACTCCAGTTGTTCCCGTGACAACGCTCTGAGTTGTGAGGTGGGAGATCTGACGACCAGACAGGGGACAGTCAGCCTGACACACAGACAGCTTTACACCGACACCAGCATACAACTGGCTGGGGactacacag tggtcCACAGGTCCCTGGTCCTGAGGAGAGGCAGCGATGTCTTGGCGTGTGCCATCATTCTTCCAGAATCCCCCTGGGCAGAGCAGACCTTCCCCAACGTCATGTCTTTCAGCAG